Proteins found in one Lepisosteus oculatus isolate fLepOcu1 chromosome 22, fLepOcu1.hap2, whole genome shotgun sequence genomic segment:
- the specc1la gene encoding cytospin-A isoform X1, producing the protein MCSPRKATSAASRLRCKCIRSREPIMKKASRSAATAPKAAGGSKGPGGDRGRPDSGSGGSGAVKTAAKAASAPQLSKVKSSDDLLAGMAGGAPASTAAAKGKKSSAALSATASNPEGKARPSSGSSAKRVTSSTAKEASSSRDRLRERSRNGPGKKLSAAAAGANDAAVAAKRSRSRALAESETRMSKSKSDSQISDRAALEAKVKDLLGLAKSKDVEILHLRSELRDMRVQLGLGEETSEDGEEEKQEEKEAAPIMATDVESTLLQLQDQNNAIREELNQLKNENRMLKDRLNALGFSLEQRLDSSEKIFNYQSMSPDLAVGSGHSDGGGTLTSSVEGSAPGSMEDLLSQDENTLTENRRSSSMDNLDSESSEVYQPITSSDDALDAPSSSSESEGAPSRERSRKGSSGNASEVSVACLTERIHQMEENQHSTAEELQATLQELADLQQITQELNAENERLGEEKVILMDSLCQQSDKLEHYGRQIEYFRSLLDDHHISYVIDEDIKSGRYLELEQRYVDLAENARFDREQLLGVQQHLSNTLKMAEQDNKEAQEMIGALKERNHHMDRMVESEKKDRAGLVAALEEYKAMLNNDQLELNRCRAQLEQERQKVAELYSIHNSGDKNDIRELLESVRLDKEKAETEAANLQEELSHNRNEAAHLQDTLGKVEGEYRDFREEAQKQIAELSRSLEKQRAELEEKETEIGDMKETIFELEDEVEQHRAVKLHDNLIISDLETSVKKLQDQKHDMEREIKILNRRLREESAEWRQFQADLQTAVVIANDIKSEAQEEIGDLRRRLHEAQEKNEKLGKELDEVKNRKQDEERGRVYNYMNAVERDLAALRQGMGLSRRSSTSSEPSPTVKTLIKSFDSASQVGPNTAAAAAVAAATAMPRTPLSPSPLKTPPAAAVSPIQRHSISGPISSSKPLSSLADKRPSYAEINVPAEHLLRSSSASRPASSLQRVPTLDSSKSISAVSRRSSEEVKRDMAAPESASPASLMAMGSASPQLSLSSCSSPTASVTPTARSRLREERKDPLSALAREYGGSKRNALLKWCQKKTEGYQNIDITNFSSSWNDGLAFCAVLHTYLPAHIPYQELNSQDKRRNFTLAFQAAESVGIKSTLDINEMVHTERPDWQSVMIYVTAIYKYFET; encoded by the exons ATGTGCTCTCCAAGGAAAGCAACGTCTGCAGCCAGCAG ATTGCGCTGTAAATGTATCAGAAGTCGAGAGCCCATCATGAAGAAAGCAAGCAGGTCTGCGGCCACTGCGCCCAAGGCTGCGGGAGGCAGTAAGGGCCCGGGCGGGGACAGAGGGCGACCCGACAGCGGCTCGGGGGGCTCCGGGGCTGTGAAGACTGCCGCCAAGGCTGCCTCTGCACCCCAACTCTCCAAG GTGAAGAGCAGCGATGACCTGCTAGCCGGGATGGCCGGGGGCGCCCCAGCGAGTACCGCTGCCGccaaagggaaaaagagcagcgcgGCTCTTTCCGCCACCGCCAGCAACCCTGAGGGCAAGGCCAGGCCGAGCTCAG GATCTTCAGCCAAAAGGGTGACCTCTTCAACGGCCAAGGAGGCCAGCTCCTCCCGCGACCGGCTGCGGGAGCGCTCCAGGAACGGCCCGGGGAAGAAGCTCTCGGCGGCTGCCGCGGGGGCGAATGACGCGGCGGTGGCGGCCAAGCGTTCGCGCAGCAGAGCCCTTGCCGAGTCCGAGACCCGCATGAGCAAGTCGAAGTCGGACAGCCAGATTAGCGACAGGGCCGCCCTGGAGGCCAAGGTGAAGGACCTCCTGGGCCTGGCCAAGAGCAAAGACGTGGAGATCCTTCACCTGCGGAGCGAGCTGAGGGACATGCGGGTGCAGCTGGGACTGGGAGAGGAGACCTCGGAGGATGGCGAGGAGGAGAagcaggaggagaaggaagCTGCCCCCATCATGGCCACGGATGTGGAGTCAACCTTGCTGCAGCTCCAGGACCAGAACAACGCCATCCGAGAGGAGCTCAACCAGCTGAAGAACGAGAACCGCATGCTGAAGGACAGGCTTAATGCCTTGGGCTTCTCCCTGGAGCAGAGGCTGGACAGCTCGGAAAAGATCTTCAACTACCAGTCCATGAGCCCTGATCTGGCTGTAGGGAGTGGGCACAGTGACGGTGGGGGGACGCTGACCTCCTCGGTGGAGGGATCTGCCCCTGGGTCCATGGAGGACCTCCTGAGCCAGGATGAGAACACGTTAACAGAGAACCGGCGCAGCAGCTCCATGGACAATTTGGACAGCGAGTCCAGTGAGGTTTACCAGCCCATCACCTCTAGTGATGATGCCCTGGATGCCCCCTCTTCTTCTTCAGAATCCGAAGGCGCCCCCAGTCGCGAGAGGTCCCGGAAAGGGAGCAGCGGAAATGCCAGCGAGGTGTCTGTGGCCTGTTTGACAGAACGCATCCACCAAATGGAGGAGAACCAGCATAGTACCGCAGAGGAGCTTCAGGCCACCCTACAGGAGCTGGCAGACCTCCAGCAGATCACACAGGAGCTGAATGCAGAAAACGAGAGGCTTGGGGAGGAGAAGGTCATCCTGATGGACTCTTTGTGCCAACAGAGTGACAAGCTGGAGCACTACGGGCGGCAGATCGAGTATTTCCGCTCCCTGCTAGATGACCACCACATCTCATATGTCATCGACGAGGACATCAAAAGCGGACGGTACCTGGAGCTGGAGCAGCGGTACGTGGACCTGGCTGAAAACGCACGTTTTGACCGCGAGCAGCTCCTTGGTGTCCAGCAGCACCTCAGCAACACCCTGAAAATGGCCGAACAGGACAACAAGGAGGCTCAGGAGATGATCGGAGCCCTTAAGGAAAGGAATCACCACATGGACCGCATGGTCGAGTCCGAGAAGAAGGACCGGGCGGGTCTGGTGGCGGCCCTGGAAGAGTACAAGGCCATGTTGAACAATGACCAGCTGGAGCTCAACCGCTGCAGGGCCCAGCTAGAGCAGGAGAGGCAGAAAGTCGCAGAGCTGTACTCCATCCACAACTCCGGCGACAAGAACGACATCCGGGAGCTGCTGGAGAGCGTTCGCCTAGACAAGGAGAAGGCCGAGACCGAGGCTGCCAACCTGCAGGAGGAGCTCAGCCACAACCGCAATGAAGCTGCACATCTCCAGGACACCCTCGGCAAG GTGGAAGGGGAGTACCGGGATTTTCGAGAGGAGGCGCAGAAACAGATTGCCGAGCTCTCCAGAAGCCTAGAGAAGCAGCGAGCGGAGCTGGAGGAGAAGGAGACGGAGATCGGAGACATGAAGGAGACCATCTTCGAGCTGGAGGATGAGGTGGAACAGCACAGGGCCGTCAAGCTGCACGATAACCTCATCATCTCCGACCTGGAGA cTTCTGTCAAAAAACTGCAGGACCAAAAACACGATATGGAGCGGGAAATTAAAATCCTGAACCGCAGGTTACGG GAGGAATCGGCAGAGTGGAGGCAGTTCCAGGCCGACCTCCAGACCGCGGTGGTCATCGCCAACGACATCAAGTCGGAGGCGCAGGAGGAGATCGGGGACCTGAGGCGCCGGCTGCACGAGGCCCAGGAGAAGAACGAGAAGCTGGGCAAGgagctggatgaggtcaaaaACCGCAA GCAAGACGAAGAGCGAGGCCGGGTGTACAACTACATGAACGCTGTGGAGCGAGACCTAGCTGCCCTTCGGCAGGGGATGGGCCTGAGTCGCCGCTCGTCCACCTCCTCCGAGCCCTCCCCCACCGTGAAGACGCTTATCAAGTCCTTCGACAGCGCCTCGCAGG TGGGGCCCAAcactgccgccgccgccgctgtcGCCGCCGCCACGGCCATGCCCCGGACCCCCCTGAGCCCCAGCCCCCTGAAAACCCCACCGGCCGCAGCCGTCTCCCCCATACAG AGACATTCCATAAGTGGACCCATTTCTTCATCTAAACCCTTGTCTTCACTTGCGGACAAGAGACCCAGCTATGCAGAAATCAACGTCCCAG CAGAGCATCTACTGAGAAGCTCCTCAGCCAGCCGGCCTGCCTCTTCCCTGCAGAGGGTTCCCACCCTGGACTCCTCCAAATCCATCTCAG CAGTGTCGCGCAGGAGCAGCGAAGAGGTGAAGAGGGACATGGCGGCTCCAGAGAGCGCTTCTCCAGCCTCGCTCATGGCCATGGGCTCGGCCTCACCCCAGCTGTCCctgtcctcctgctcctcccccACGGCCTCCGTCACCCCCACTGCCCGCAGCCGCCTCCG GGAGGAGAGGAAGGACCCCCTGTCAGCACTGGCTCGGGAGTACGGCGGATCCAAGAGGAACGCGCTGCTCAAGTGGTGCCAGAAGAAGACCGAGGGATACCAG
- the specc1la gene encoding cytospin-A isoform X5, which yields MKKASRSAATAPKAAGGSKGPGGDRGRPDSGSGGSGAVKTAAKAASAPQLSKVKSSDDLLAGMAGGAPASTAAAKGKKSSAALSATASNPEGKARPSSGSSAKRVTSSTAKEASSSRDRLRERSRNGPGKKLSAAAAGANDAAVAAKRSRSRALAESETRMSKSKSDSQISDRAALEAKVKDLLGLAKSKDVEILHLRSELRDMRVQLGLGEETSEDGEEEKQEEKEAAPIMATDVESTLLQLQDQNNAIREELNQLKNENRMLKDRLNALGFSLEQRLDSSEKIFNYQSMSPDLAVGSGHSDGGGTLTSSVEGSAPGSMEDLLSQDENTLTENRRSSSMDNLDSESSEVYQPITSSDDALDAPSSSSESEGAPSRERSRKGSSGNASEVSVACLTERIHQMEENQHSTAEELQATLQELADLQQITQELNAENERLGEEKVILMDSLCQQSDKLEHYGRQIEYFRSLLDDHHISYVIDEDIKSGRYLELEQRYVDLAENARFDREQLLGVQQHLSNTLKMAEQDNKEAQEMIGALKERNHHMDRMVESEKKDRAGLVAALEEYKAMLNNDQLELNRCRAQLEQERQKVAELYSIHNSGDKNDIRELLESVRLDKEKAETEAANLQEELSHNRNEAAHLQDTLGKVEGEYRDFREEAQKQIAELSRSLEKQRAELEEKETEIGDMKETIFELEDEVEQHRAVKLHDNLIISDLETSVKKLQDQKHDMEREIKILNRRLREESAEWRQFQADLQTAVVIANDIKSEAQEEIGDLRRRLHEAQEKNEKLGKELDEVKNRKQDEERGRVYNYMNAVERDLAALRQGMGLSRRSSTSSEPSPTVKTLIKSFDSASQVGPNTAAAAAVAAATAMPRTPLSPSPLKTPPAAAVSPIQRHSISGPISSSKPLSSLADKRPSYAEINVPAEHLLRSSSASRPASSLQRVPTLDSSKSISAVSRRSSEEVKRDMAAPESASPASLMAMGSASPQLSLSSCSSPTASVTPTARSRLREERKDPLSALAREYGGSKRNALLKWCQKKTEGYQNIDITNFSSSWNDGLAFCAVLHTYLPAHIPYQELNSQDKRRNFTLAFQAAESVGIKSTLDINEMVHTERPDWQSVMIYVTAIYKYFET from the exons ATGAAGAAAGCAAGCAGGTCTGCGGCCACTGCGCCCAAGGCTGCGGGAGGCAGTAAGGGCCCGGGCGGGGACAGAGGGCGACCCGACAGCGGCTCGGGGGGCTCCGGGGCTGTGAAGACTGCCGCCAAGGCTGCCTCTGCACCCCAACTCTCCAAG GTGAAGAGCAGCGATGACCTGCTAGCCGGGATGGCCGGGGGCGCCCCAGCGAGTACCGCTGCCGccaaagggaaaaagagcagcgcgGCTCTTTCCGCCACCGCCAGCAACCCTGAGGGCAAGGCCAGGCCGAGCTCAG GATCTTCAGCCAAAAGGGTGACCTCTTCAACGGCCAAGGAGGCCAGCTCCTCCCGCGACCGGCTGCGGGAGCGCTCCAGGAACGGCCCGGGGAAGAAGCTCTCGGCGGCTGCCGCGGGGGCGAATGACGCGGCGGTGGCGGCCAAGCGTTCGCGCAGCAGAGCCCTTGCCGAGTCCGAGACCCGCATGAGCAAGTCGAAGTCGGACAGCCAGATTAGCGACAGGGCCGCCCTGGAGGCCAAGGTGAAGGACCTCCTGGGCCTGGCCAAGAGCAAAGACGTGGAGATCCTTCACCTGCGGAGCGAGCTGAGGGACATGCGGGTGCAGCTGGGACTGGGAGAGGAGACCTCGGAGGATGGCGAGGAGGAGAagcaggaggagaaggaagCTGCCCCCATCATGGCCACGGATGTGGAGTCAACCTTGCTGCAGCTCCAGGACCAGAACAACGCCATCCGAGAGGAGCTCAACCAGCTGAAGAACGAGAACCGCATGCTGAAGGACAGGCTTAATGCCTTGGGCTTCTCCCTGGAGCAGAGGCTGGACAGCTCGGAAAAGATCTTCAACTACCAGTCCATGAGCCCTGATCTGGCTGTAGGGAGTGGGCACAGTGACGGTGGGGGGACGCTGACCTCCTCGGTGGAGGGATCTGCCCCTGGGTCCATGGAGGACCTCCTGAGCCAGGATGAGAACACGTTAACAGAGAACCGGCGCAGCAGCTCCATGGACAATTTGGACAGCGAGTCCAGTGAGGTTTACCAGCCCATCACCTCTAGTGATGATGCCCTGGATGCCCCCTCTTCTTCTTCAGAATCCGAAGGCGCCCCCAGTCGCGAGAGGTCCCGGAAAGGGAGCAGCGGAAATGCCAGCGAGGTGTCTGTGGCCTGTTTGACAGAACGCATCCACCAAATGGAGGAGAACCAGCATAGTACCGCAGAGGAGCTTCAGGCCACCCTACAGGAGCTGGCAGACCTCCAGCAGATCACACAGGAGCTGAATGCAGAAAACGAGAGGCTTGGGGAGGAGAAGGTCATCCTGATGGACTCTTTGTGCCAACAGAGTGACAAGCTGGAGCACTACGGGCGGCAGATCGAGTATTTCCGCTCCCTGCTAGATGACCACCACATCTCATATGTCATCGACGAGGACATCAAAAGCGGACGGTACCTGGAGCTGGAGCAGCGGTACGTGGACCTGGCTGAAAACGCACGTTTTGACCGCGAGCAGCTCCTTGGTGTCCAGCAGCACCTCAGCAACACCCTGAAAATGGCCGAACAGGACAACAAGGAGGCTCAGGAGATGATCGGAGCCCTTAAGGAAAGGAATCACCACATGGACCGCATGGTCGAGTCCGAGAAGAAGGACCGGGCGGGTCTGGTGGCGGCCCTGGAAGAGTACAAGGCCATGTTGAACAATGACCAGCTGGAGCTCAACCGCTGCAGGGCCCAGCTAGAGCAGGAGAGGCAGAAAGTCGCAGAGCTGTACTCCATCCACAACTCCGGCGACAAGAACGACATCCGGGAGCTGCTGGAGAGCGTTCGCCTAGACAAGGAGAAGGCCGAGACCGAGGCTGCCAACCTGCAGGAGGAGCTCAGCCACAACCGCAATGAAGCTGCACATCTCCAGGACACCCTCGGCAAG GTGGAAGGGGAGTACCGGGATTTTCGAGAGGAGGCGCAGAAACAGATTGCCGAGCTCTCCAGAAGCCTAGAGAAGCAGCGAGCGGAGCTGGAGGAGAAGGAGACGGAGATCGGAGACATGAAGGAGACCATCTTCGAGCTGGAGGATGAGGTGGAACAGCACAGGGCCGTCAAGCTGCACGATAACCTCATCATCTCCGACCTGGAGA cTTCTGTCAAAAAACTGCAGGACCAAAAACACGATATGGAGCGGGAAATTAAAATCCTGAACCGCAGGTTACGG GAGGAATCGGCAGAGTGGAGGCAGTTCCAGGCCGACCTCCAGACCGCGGTGGTCATCGCCAACGACATCAAGTCGGAGGCGCAGGAGGAGATCGGGGACCTGAGGCGCCGGCTGCACGAGGCCCAGGAGAAGAACGAGAAGCTGGGCAAGgagctggatgaggtcaaaaACCGCAA GCAAGACGAAGAGCGAGGCCGGGTGTACAACTACATGAACGCTGTGGAGCGAGACCTAGCTGCCCTTCGGCAGGGGATGGGCCTGAGTCGCCGCTCGTCCACCTCCTCCGAGCCCTCCCCCACCGTGAAGACGCTTATCAAGTCCTTCGACAGCGCCTCGCAGG TGGGGCCCAAcactgccgccgccgccgctgtcGCCGCCGCCACGGCCATGCCCCGGACCCCCCTGAGCCCCAGCCCCCTGAAAACCCCACCGGCCGCAGCCGTCTCCCCCATACAG AGACATTCCATAAGTGGACCCATTTCTTCATCTAAACCCTTGTCTTCACTTGCGGACAAGAGACCCAGCTATGCAGAAATCAACGTCCCAG CAGAGCATCTACTGAGAAGCTCCTCAGCCAGCCGGCCTGCCTCTTCCCTGCAGAGGGTTCCCACCCTGGACTCCTCCAAATCCATCTCAG CAGTGTCGCGCAGGAGCAGCGAAGAGGTGAAGAGGGACATGGCGGCTCCAGAGAGCGCTTCTCCAGCCTCGCTCATGGCCATGGGCTCGGCCTCACCCCAGCTGTCCctgtcctcctgctcctcccccACGGCCTCCGTCACCCCCACTGCCCGCAGCCGCCTCCG GGAGGAGAGGAAGGACCCCCTGTCAGCACTGGCTCGGGAGTACGGCGGATCCAAGAGGAACGCGCTGCTCAAGTGGTGCCAGAAGAAGACCGAGGGATACCAG
- the specc1la gene encoding cytospin-A isoform X4, whose translation MCSPRKATSAASRLRCKCIRSREPIMKKASRSAATAPKAAGGSKGPGGDRGRPDSGSGGSGAVKTAAKAASAPQLSKVKSSDDLLAGMAGGAPASTAAAKGKKSSAALSATASNPEGKARPSSGSSAKRVTSSTAKEASSSRDRLRERSRNGPGKKLSAAAAGANDAAVAAKRSRSRALAESETRMSKSKSDSQISDRAALEAKVKDLLGLAKSKDVEILHLRSELRDMRVQLGLGEETSEDGEEEKQEEKEAAPIMATDVESTLLQLQDQNNAIREELNQLKNENRMLKDRLNALGFSLEQRLDSSEKIFNYQSMSPDLAVGSGHSDGGGTLTSSVEGSAPGSMEDLLSQDENTLTENRRSSSMDNLDSESSEVYQPITSSDDALDAPSSSSESEGAPSRERSRKGSSGNASEVSVACLTERIHQMEENQHSTAEELQATLQELADLQQITQELNAENERLGEEKVILMDSLCQQSDKLEHYGRQIEYFRSLLDDHHISYVIDEDIKSGRYLELEQRYVDLAENARFDREQLLGVQQHLSNTLKMAEQDNKEAQEMIGALKERNHHMDRMVESEKKDRAGLVAALEEYKAMLNNDQLELNRCRAQLEQERQKVAELYSIHNSGDKNDIRELLESVRLDKEKAETEAANLQEELSHNRNEAAHLQDTLGKVEGEYRDFREEAQKQIAELSRSLEKQRAELEEKETEIGDMKETIFELEDEVEQHRAVKLHDNLIISDLETSVKKLQDQKHDMEREIKILNRRLREESAEWRQFQADLQTAVVIANDIKSEAQEEIGDLRRRLHEAQEKNEKLGKELDEVKNRKQDEERGRVYNYMNAVERDLAALRQGMGLSRRSSTSSEPSPTVKTLIKSFDSASQVGPNTAAAAAVAAATAMPRTPLSPSPLKTPPAAAVSPIQRHSISGPISSSKPLSSLADKRPSYAEINVPEHLLRSSSASRPASSLQRVPTLDSSKSISVSRRSSEEVKRDMAAPESASPASLMAMGSASPQLSLSSCSSPTASVTPTARSRLREERKDPLSALAREYGGSKRNALLKWCQKKTEGYQNIDITNFSSSWNDGLAFCAVLHTYLPAHIPYQELNSQDKRRNFTLAFQAAESVGIKSTLDINEMVHTERPDWQSVMIYVTAIYKYFET comes from the exons ATGTGCTCTCCAAGGAAAGCAACGTCTGCAGCCAGCAG ATTGCGCTGTAAATGTATCAGAAGTCGAGAGCCCATCATGAAGAAAGCAAGCAGGTCTGCGGCCACTGCGCCCAAGGCTGCGGGAGGCAGTAAGGGCCCGGGCGGGGACAGAGGGCGACCCGACAGCGGCTCGGGGGGCTCCGGGGCTGTGAAGACTGCCGCCAAGGCTGCCTCTGCACCCCAACTCTCCAAG GTGAAGAGCAGCGATGACCTGCTAGCCGGGATGGCCGGGGGCGCCCCAGCGAGTACCGCTGCCGccaaagggaaaaagagcagcgcgGCTCTTTCCGCCACCGCCAGCAACCCTGAGGGCAAGGCCAGGCCGAGCTCAG GATCTTCAGCCAAAAGGGTGACCTCTTCAACGGCCAAGGAGGCCAGCTCCTCCCGCGACCGGCTGCGGGAGCGCTCCAGGAACGGCCCGGGGAAGAAGCTCTCGGCGGCTGCCGCGGGGGCGAATGACGCGGCGGTGGCGGCCAAGCGTTCGCGCAGCAGAGCCCTTGCCGAGTCCGAGACCCGCATGAGCAAGTCGAAGTCGGACAGCCAGATTAGCGACAGGGCCGCCCTGGAGGCCAAGGTGAAGGACCTCCTGGGCCTGGCCAAGAGCAAAGACGTGGAGATCCTTCACCTGCGGAGCGAGCTGAGGGACATGCGGGTGCAGCTGGGACTGGGAGAGGAGACCTCGGAGGATGGCGAGGAGGAGAagcaggaggagaaggaagCTGCCCCCATCATGGCCACGGATGTGGAGTCAACCTTGCTGCAGCTCCAGGACCAGAACAACGCCATCCGAGAGGAGCTCAACCAGCTGAAGAACGAGAACCGCATGCTGAAGGACAGGCTTAATGCCTTGGGCTTCTCCCTGGAGCAGAGGCTGGACAGCTCGGAAAAGATCTTCAACTACCAGTCCATGAGCCCTGATCTGGCTGTAGGGAGTGGGCACAGTGACGGTGGGGGGACGCTGACCTCCTCGGTGGAGGGATCTGCCCCTGGGTCCATGGAGGACCTCCTGAGCCAGGATGAGAACACGTTAACAGAGAACCGGCGCAGCAGCTCCATGGACAATTTGGACAGCGAGTCCAGTGAGGTTTACCAGCCCATCACCTCTAGTGATGATGCCCTGGATGCCCCCTCTTCTTCTTCAGAATCCGAAGGCGCCCCCAGTCGCGAGAGGTCCCGGAAAGGGAGCAGCGGAAATGCCAGCGAGGTGTCTGTGGCCTGTTTGACAGAACGCATCCACCAAATGGAGGAGAACCAGCATAGTACCGCAGAGGAGCTTCAGGCCACCCTACAGGAGCTGGCAGACCTCCAGCAGATCACACAGGAGCTGAATGCAGAAAACGAGAGGCTTGGGGAGGAGAAGGTCATCCTGATGGACTCTTTGTGCCAACAGAGTGACAAGCTGGAGCACTACGGGCGGCAGATCGAGTATTTCCGCTCCCTGCTAGATGACCACCACATCTCATATGTCATCGACGAGGACATCAAAAGCGGACGGTACCTGGAGCTGGAGCAGCGGTACGTGGACCTGGCTGAAAACGCACGTTTTGACCGCGAGCAGCTCCTTGGTGTCCAGCAGCACCTCAGCAACACCCTGAAAATGGCCGAACAGGACAACAAGGAGGCTCAGGAGATGATCGGAGCCCTTAAGGAAAGGAATCACCACATGGACCGCATGGTCGAGTCCGAGAAGAAGGACCGGGCGGGTCTGGTGGCGGCCCTGGAAGAGTACAAGGCCATGTTGAACAATGACCAGCTGGAGCTCAACCGCTGCAGGGCCCAGCTAGAGCAGGAGAGGCAGAAAGTCGCAGAGCTGTACTCCATCCACAACTCCGGCGACAAGAACGACATCCGGGAGCTGCTGGAGAGCGTTCGCCTAGACAAGGAGAAGGCCGAGACCGAGGCTGCCAACCTGCAGGAGGAGCTCAGCCACAACCGCAATGAAGCTGCACATCTCCAGGACACCCTCGGCAAG GTGGAAGGGGAGTACCGGGATTTTCGAGAGGAGGCGCAGAAACAGATTGCCGAGCTCTCCAGAAGCCTAGAGAAGCAGCGAGCGGAGCTGGAGGAGAAGGAGACGGAGATCGGAGACATGAAGGAGACCATCTTCGAGCTGGAGGATGAGGTGGAACAGCACAGGGCCGTCAAGCTGCACGATAACCTCATCATCTCCGACCTGGAGA cTTCTGTCAAAAAACTGCAGGACCAAAAACACGATATGGAGCGGGAAATTAAAATCCTGAACCGCAGGTTACGG GAGGAATCGGCAGAGTGGAGGCAGTTCCAGGCCGACCTCCAGACCGCGGTGGTCATCGCCAACGACATCAAGTCGGAGGCGCAGGAGGAGATCGGGGACCTGAGGCGCCGGCTGCACGAGGCCCAGGAGAAGAACGAGAAGCTGGGCAAGgagctggatgaggtcaaaaACCGCAA GCAAGACGAAGAGCGAGGCCGGGTGTACAACTACATGAACGCTGTGGAGCGAGACCTAGCTGCCCTTCGGCAGGGGATGGGCCTGAGTCGCCGCTCGTCCACCTCCTCCGAGCCCTCCCCCACCGTGAAGACGCTTATCAAGTCCTTCGACAGCGCCTCGCAGG TGGGGCCCAAcactgccgccgccgccgctgtcGCCGCCGCCACGGCCATGCCCCGGACCCCCCTGAGCCCCAGCCCCCTGAAAACCCCACCGGCCGCAGCCGTCTCCCCCATACAG AGACATTCCATAAGTGGACCCATTTCTTCATCTAAACCCTTGTCTTCACTTGCGGACAAGAGACCCAGCTATGCAGAAATCAACGTCCCAG AGCATCTACTGAGAAGCTCCTCAGCCAGCCGGCCTGCCTCTTCCCTGCAGAGGGTTCCCACCCTGGACTCCTCCAAATCCATCTCAG TGTCGCGCAGGAGCAGCGAAGAGGTGAAGAGGGACATGGCGGCTCCAGAGAGCGCTTCTCCAGCCTCGCTCATGGCCATGGGCTCGGCCTCACCCCAGCTGTCCctgtcctcctgctcctcccccACGGCCTCCGTCACCCCCACTGCCCGCAGCCGCCTCCG GGAGGAGAGGAAGGACCCCCTGTCAGCACTGGCTCGGGAGTACGGCGGATCCAAGAGGAACGCGCTGCTCAAGTGGTGCCAGAAGAAGACCGAGGGATACCAG